A stretch of the Synechocystis sp. PCC 7338 genome encodes the following:
- a CDS encoding acetolactate synthase large subunit: MGEMNTADLLVQCLENEDVEYIFGVPGEENLHILEALKNSPIRFITTRHEQGAAFMADVYGRLTGKAGVCLSTLGPGATNLMTGVADANLDGAPLVAITGQVGTDRMHIESHQYLDLVAMFDPVTKWTRQIVRPSITPEVVRKAFKLAQSEKPGATHIDLPENIAAMPVDGKPLRRDSREKVYAAFRTLGTAATAISKAKNPIILVGNGTIRAEASEALTEFATSLNIPVANTFMGKGTIPYTHPLSLWTVGLQQRDHITCAFEKSDLVIAVGYDLIEYSPKKWNPSGDLPIVHIGATPAEIDSSYIPQVEVVGDITDSLMDLLKRCDRQGKPTPYGASLRADIRAEYECYANDDGFPVKPQKIIYDLRQVMGPDDVVISDVGAHKMWMARHYHCDSPNTCLISNGFAAMGIAIPGAIAAKLVYPERNIVAVTGDGGFMMNCQELETAMRVGTPFVTLIFNDNGYGLIEWKQINQFGESSFIKFGNPDFVKFAESMGLKGYRVEAAADLIPILKEALAQPVPTVIDCPVDYRENIRFSQKSGELACEIWE, translated from the coding sequence ATGGGGGAAATGAACACTGCAGACCTATTGGTTCAATGTCTGGAAAATGAAGATGTTGAATACATTTTTGGCGTACCCGGAGAGGAAAATCTCCACATCCTCGAAGCGCTGAAAAACTCGCCCATCCGCTTTATTACCACCCGCCATGAACAGGGAGCGGCCTTTATGGCCGACGTTTACGGCCGCTTGACTGGCAAAGCAGGAGTTTGTCTTTCTACCCTAGGGCCCGGCGCTACCAACCTCATGACTGGGGTAGCCGATGCCAATTTGGACGGAGCGCCCTTGGTGGCCATCACAGGCCAGGTGGGTACCGACCGGATGCATATTGAATCCCACCAATATCTAGACTTGGTGGCCATGTTCGACCCGGTGACCAAATGGACTAGGCAAATTGTCCGCCCCAGCATTACCCCAGAAGTGGTACGCAAAGCTTTTAAACTGGCCCAGAGCGAAAAACCAGGGGCCACCCACATTGATTTGCCGGAAAATATTGCTGCCATGCCGGTGGATGGTAAACCCCTGCGGCGGGACAGCCGGGAAAAGGTTTATGCTGCTTTTCGGACGTTGGGCACGGCGGCCACGGCCATTTCCAAGGCGAAAAACCCCATTATTTTGGTCGGTAATGGCACTATCCGGGCCGAAGCCAGTGAAGCCCTGACGGAATTTGCCACTAGTTTGAATATTCCTGTGGCCAACACTTTCATGGGCAAAGGCACCATTCCTTACACCCACCCCCTTTCCCTCTGGACAGTGGGTTTACAACAACGGGACCACATTACCTGTGCCTTTGAAAAAAGTGATTTGGTCATTGCGGTGGGCTACGACCTGATCGAATACTCCCCGAAAAAATGGAACCCCAGCGGTGATTTACCCATTGTGCACATTGGGGCCACCCCAGCGGAAATTGACAGCAGTTACATTCCCCAGGTGGAAGTAGTGGGGGACATTACCGATTCCCTGATGGATTTGCTCAAACGGTGCGATCGCCAAGGAAAACCCACTCCCTACGGCGCTTCCCTGCGGGCGGATATCCGGGCTGAGTATGAATGCTACGCCAATGATGATGGTTTTCCGGTCAAACCCCAAAAAATTATTTATGACCTGCGCCAGGTGATGGGCCCCGATGACGTGGTGATTTCCGATGTGGGGGCCCACAAAATGTGGATGGCCCGCCATTACCACTGTGACAGCCCCAATACCTGTTTAATTTCCAACGGTTTTGCTGCCATGGGCATTGCTATCCCAGGGGCGATCGCCGCTAAATTGGTCTATCCCGAGCGCAATATTGTTGCGGTGACGGGGGACGGTGGTTTTATGATGAACTGCCAGGAGCTAGAAACGGCCATGCGAGTGGGCACTCCCTTCGTCACGTTGATCTTTAACGACAACGGCTACGGACTGATTGAATGGAAACAGATCAACCAATTTGGCGAATCCAGTTTCATTAAGTTTGGCAATCCAGATTTTGTCAAGTTTGCCGAAAGTATGGGACTAAAGGGTTATCGGGTGGAAGCGGCGGCGGATTTAATTCCTATCCTCAAAGAAGCTTTAGCCCAACCCGTACCCACCGTCATTGATTGCCCAGTGGACTATCGGGAAAATATTCGTTTCTCCCAAAAATCGGGGGAACTAGCCTGCGAAATTTGGGAGTAG
- a CDS encoding OsmC family protein — protein MSEYYASVKWTRGRNEPYIDNKYSRGHVWEFDGGVSISASSSPHVVPLPYSVEANVDPEEAFVASLSSCHMLFFLSIAAKKRFVVESYIDDAIDIVENDQSGRISMTKVTLRPKIVFTGDRTPSREDLEKMHHLSHEQCFIANSVKTVVTTEINA, from the coding sequence GTGTCTGAATATTACGCTTCAGTCAAATGGACTCGCGGAAGAAATGAACCATATATTGATAATAAATATAGTCGTGGACATGTTTGGGAGTTTGATGGAGGAGTTAGCATATCGGCTTCGTCATCACCTCATGTTGTACCTCTACCGTATTCAGTCGAAGCGAATGTTGATCCTGAAGAAGCATTTGTCGCTTCGTTATCAAGTTGTCATATGCTCTTTTTCTTATCAATCGCTGCAAAAAAAAGGTTTGTAGTTGAAAGCTATATTGATGATGCTATAGACATCGTAGAGAATGACCAATCAGGTAGAATATCCATGACTAAAGTTACTCTCCGGCCAAAAATTGTGTTTACTGGTGACAGAACTCCTTCAAGAGAAGATCTTGAAAAAATGCATCATCTTTCCCATGAACAATGTTTTATTGCCAACTCGGTAAAAACAGTGGTAACCACTGAAATAAATGCTTAA
- a CDS encoding IS701 family transposase, with product MTKTREAKKTVQCVDTYSELYKDIFPEVRSYESFKYIIVGILSDIKRKSLPAIASSLGLKNEQGLLHFMTDSPWELKELEKRRLNIILEVLEGREIIVIIDETGDPKKGKTTDYVKRQYIGNLGKIESGIVSVNAYGYCNGVTFPLESKVFKPKERLKEGDKYKTKPELAVEIIKELEESGFKIKRVVSDSLYGESHSNFISAVEELKIEYAVGIRSNHGVWLPKEAKVRANKWRRFEHIRWDGKQEDRYIREIVYGKKNAIRYWEIKTETEKEEEKAGWFVMTRIPDIKYKEVVRIYGVRSWIEYGFKQCKSELGWADFRVTHYEQIQKWWELVMCAYCMICFYDENFNPTLNSTSKYHQKHEKWDKEEGWKKWLNNLRLVISVFNAINLIKKWLKVFPFAHVLDELTKLYNKVDKLDRLKYLLNSWNTFYSSSA from the coding sequence ATGACAAAGACAAGAGAGGCGAAAAAGACAGTACAGTGTGTAGACACATATAGTGAACTGTATAAAGATATATTTCCAGAAGTGAGGTCTTATGAGTCATTTAAATATATCATTGTGGGAATATTAAGTGATATAAAAAGAAAGAGTTTACCTGCAATAGCATCATCACTAGGATTGAAAAATGAACAGGGATTACTGCATTTCATGACAGATTCTCCTTGGGAATTAAAAGAATTAGAAAAAAGAAGATTAAATATTATCTTAGAAGTTTTAGAAGGAAGAGAAATAATAGTAATAATAGATGAAACAGGAGACCCCAAAAAAGGGAAAACAACAGATTATGTAAAAAGACAATATATTGGAAATTTAGGAAAAATAGAAAGCGGTATAGTGTCAGTAAATGCCTATGGTTACTGCAATGGAGTAACGTTTCCTCTAGAATCAAAAGTATTTAAACCAAAAGAAAGATTAAAAGAGGGAGATAAGTATAAAACAAAGCCGGAATTAGCAGTAGAGATAATAAAAGAACTAGAAGAAAGTGGTTTTAAAATAAAAAGAGTAGTGTCAGATAGCTTATATGGAGAAAGCCATAGCAATTTTATCAGTGCCGTAGAGGAATTAAAAATAGAATATGCAGTGGGAATCCGGAGCAATCATGGGGTCTGGCTTCCAAAGGAAGCTAAAGTAAGGGCAAATAAGTGGAGGAGGTTTGAACATATAAGATGGGATGGAAAACAGGAAGATAGGTATATCAGAGAAATAGTTTATGGCAAAAAAAACGCAATAAGATATTGGGAAATTAAAACAGAAACAGAAAAAGAGGAGGAAAAAGCAGGATGGTTTGTAATGACTCGAATACCAGATATTAAATATAAAGAAGTTGTCAGAATATATGGGGTAAGGTCATGGATAGAATATGGATTTAAGCAATGCAAAAGTGAATTAGGATGGGCAGATTTTAGGGTAACTCATTATGAGCAAATTCAAAAATGGTGGGAATTAGTGATGTGTGCATATTGTATGATTTGTTTTTATGATGAGAATTTTAATCCGACTCTAAATTCAACGTCAAAGTATCATCAAAAGCATGAAAAATGGGATAAAGAAGAAGGGTGGAAAAAATGGCTAAACAACCTACGATTAGTGATCTCTGTATTTAATGCAATAAATCTTATCAAAAAGTGGTTAAAAGTATTTCCATTTGCCCATGTTTTGGATGAGTTAACTAAACTTTACAACAAGGTTGATAAGCTAGATCGATTAAAGTATTTGCTAAATTCATGGAATACATTCTATTCTTCTTCTGCCTAG
- a CDS encoding ABC transporter permease, which yields MTTLYNLLAILRKELLSYFSSPFAYGIAAIFWLMSGIFFSLMLSQIITNVEFLRQSGFSEPVDVAGDFLSSYLGLIISLILVLLPALSMGLYAEERKRGTLELLATSPVTNWVVAVGKLMGALLFFSVLLVPLWIYQIIIFSAANPTLPSGLVLVANGAVILVAAAVLSLGMFISSLTENVIIAYILTFVVILMLWIMDVFAQNLGGAIADIFTYLSLFQSYQDLINGVISSKSCVLFASYIFLGIFLTAQSIEALRFQRS from the coding sequence ATGACCACCCTGTATAATCTGCTGGCCATTCTTCGTAAAGAACTACTGAGTTATTTTAGCTCTCCTTTTGCCTATGGCATTGCCGCTATTTTTTGGTTAATGTCAGGAATTTTCTTTTCCCTAATGCTCAGTCAAATTATCACCAACGTTGAATTTTTACGGCAGTCGGGCTTTTCTGAGCCGGTGGATGTGGCAGGAGATTTCCTTTCTAGTTATTTAGGTTTAATTATCTCGTTAATTTTAGTGTTACTGCCAGCCCTTTCCATGGGACTGTACGCCGAAGAAAGAAAGCGGGGCACCCTGGAATTATTGGCCACTTCCCCGGTCACTAATTGGGTGGTGGCGGTGGGCAAGTTAATGGGGGCATTACTATTTTTTTCGGTGCTGTTGGTCCCCCTGTGGATTTATCAAATCATTATTTTTTCCGCAGCTAATCCTACCCTACCCAGTGGTTTGGTGCTGGTGGCCAACGGTGCGGTAATTCTGGTAGCGGCGGCGGTGCTTTCCCTAGGAATGTTTATTTCTTCCCTGACAGAAAATGTGATCATTGCCTACATCCTTACCTTTGTTGTAATTTTGATGCTCTGGATTATGGATGTGTTTGCCCAGAACCTGGGCGGGGCGATCGCCGATATCTTCACCTACCTTTCCCTCTTCCAAAGCTATCAAGATCTGATTAACGGGGTGATTAGTAGTAAAAGCTGTGTATTGTTTGCCAGCTACATTTTCCTGGGTATTTTCCTCACCGCCCAGTCCATCGAAGCCCTAAGATTTCAACGTTCTTAG